In a single window of the Delftia tsuruhatensis genome:
- a CDS encoding phage tail protein translates to MADPFYGEIRAFGFDFAPANWAFCAGQTIQIQQNSALYSVIGNQFGGNGKTDFALPNLQGNVPMGSGTAPGLTPRDVGDTMGTTQETLLLTQIPPHSHGITAQAAGATSALPGGNLLAQGGQGVPPRTSARQTYASATPDSTLAPTALYPAGGGQSHSNLQPYLALNFCICLSGEFPVRS, encoded by the coding sequence ATGGCAGATCCCTTCTACGGTGAAATCCGGGCCTTCGGCTTCGACTTCGCCCCCGCCAACTGGGCCTTCTGCGCAGGCCAGACCATCCAGATCCAGCAGAACTCGGCGCTCTACTCCGTGATCGGCAACCAGTTCGGCGGAAACGGTAAAACAGACTTCGCCCTGCCCAACCTGCAGGGCAACGTCCCCATGGGCAGCGGAACAGCACCCGGCCTGACACCTCGCGACGTGGGCGACACCATGGGCACGACCCAGGAAACGCTGCTGCTCACCCAGATACCGCCGCACAGCCATGGCATCACCGCCCAGGCGGCAGGCGCCACTTCGGCCCTGCCCGGCGGCAACCTGCTGGCACAGGGGGGCCAAGGCGTGCCTCCCCGGACCAGCGCCAGGCAGACCTATGCATCGGCGACGCCGGATTCCACGCTGGCACCGACAGCGCTGTATCCCGCAGGAGGCGGCCAGTCCCACAGCAACCTGCAGCCCTACCTGGCGCTGAATTTCTGCATCTGCCTGTCCGGCGAATTCCCGGTCCGTTCATGA
- a CDS encoding phage tail protein, with protein sequence MEPFVGEIRAFAFNQIPRNWMSCNGALLPIQQNQALFALLGTRYGGNGSTNFALPDLRGRAPLGAGGAFPLASADGSETVTLNQNQIPQHTHQVACSSAVATTNVPTNAVMAEAANSLAAYGTPTNAFLAPAAVATSGDNLPHENMQPSLVVNWCIATQGIFPPRS encoded by the coding sequence ATGGAACCCTTTGTCGGAGAAATCCGCGCATTCGCCTTTAACCAGATCCCCCGGAACTGGATGTCGTGCAATGGCGCCCTGTTGCCGATCCAGCAGAACCAGGCACTGTTCGCCCTGCTGGGCACCCGATATGGAGGCAACGGCTCGACGAACTTCGCCCTGCCCGACCTGCGCGGCCGCGCACCCCTGGGAGCCGGCGGCGCGTTTCCCCTCGCCAGCGCAGATGGTTCGGAAACCGTCACGCTGAACCAGAACCAGATCCCGCAGCACACCCATCAGGTGGCATGCAGCAGCGCGGTGGCCACCACCAACGTGCCCACCAATGCCGTGATGGCCGAGGCCGCCAACAGTCTCGCAGCCTACGGGACGCCCACCAATGCCTTCCTGGCGCCTGCCGCCGTGGCCACGAGCGGCGACAACCTGCCCCACGAGAACATGCAGCCCTCGCTGGTCGTGAACTGGTGCATCGCCACGCAGGGCATCTTCCCGCCACGCAGCTGA
- a CDS encoding phage tail protein → MSEAYMGEIRLFAGNYAPQNWALCDGRLIAISENDALFVLLGTTYGGDGVTTFALPDLRGRLPIGQGQGTGRTNRILGQKMGSESVTLTVGQLPQHTHPFAVAGAASTGKPQGQVPAALTGFNLYAPAPPSQATTMAGTTVESVGSGQAHNNVMPSLVLSYIICLYGTFPSMS, encoded by the coding sequence ATGAGCGAGGCATATATGGGAGAAATCCGTCTTTTTGCGGGCAACTATGCCCCCCAGAACTGGGCATTGTGCGACGGCAGGCTGATTGCCATCAGCGAGAACGACGCGCTCTTCGTGCTGCTGGGTACGACCTACGGTGGCGATGGCGTGACCACCTTCGCCCTTCCCGATCTGCGGGGTCGGCTGCCCATAGGCCAGGGCCAGGGCACGGGCAGGACCAACCGCATCCTGGGCCAGAAAATGGGGTCGGAAAGTGTCACCCTGACTGTCGGCCAGCTCCCTCAGCACACCCACCCATTCGCCGTGGCCGGCGCGGCCAGCACCGGCAAGCCACAGGGACAGGTGCCGGCAGCCCTTACGGGCTTCAACCTGTATGCGCCCGCCCCCCCCAGCCAGGCCACCACGATGGCAGGCACCACGGTGGAATCCGTCGGCAGCGGGCAGGCCCACAACAATGTCATGCCCAGCCTGGTGCTGAGCTACATCATCTGCCTCTACGGCACCTTCCCCAGCATGTCTTGA
- a CDS encoding GNAT family N-acetyltransferase yields MSTVPADTGLRSPHAESCGALTLQPIDSSDEAALLAIFASTREQEREQFGWPEEQWNAFIRQQFMAQHTQYSTAYANPSFDLVLRDGEIAGRLYVDRSPQEIRVVDIALLPRHRRQGVGRQLLQDLIDESDALGIALGLHVEKNNPILDFYQRLGFVTEADRGVYWYMRRAQQPAHMPSLEDFTGLVGTDFALQLPGAAPVALRLEKATVTQGLLASRCSLRFKGPDIGRPTHDTYLLSHERLGRFALFLGPVVDAEPGQTSYQALITRMNTSIKEEETP; encoded by the coding sequence ATGAGCACTGTGCCTGCCGATACCGGTCTCCGCAGCCCTCACGCCGAATCCTGTGGTGCGCTGACGCTTCAACCCATTGATTCCAGCGACGAAGCTGCTCTCCTGGCCATCTTCGCCTCCACACGCGAGCAGGAGCGCGAACAATTCGGCTGGCCCGAGGAGCAATGGAACGCCTTCATCCGCCAGCAGTTCATGGCGCAGCACACCCAGTATTCGACGGCCTATGCCAACCCCAGTTTCGATCTGGTGCTGCGCGATGGCGAGATAGCGGGCCGGCTGTATGTGGACCGCAGCCCGCAGGAAATACGCGTGGTGGATATCGCCCTGCTTCCCAGGCACCGTCGCCAGGGCGTGGGGCGGCAGTTGCTGCAGGATCTGATCGACGAATCGGACGCCCTGGGCATTGCGCTGGGGCTTCATGTGGAGAAGAACAACCCCATCCTGGACTTCTACCAGCGCCTGGGTTTTGTCACCGAGGCCGACCGCGGCGTGTACTGGTACATGCGCCGCGCGCAGCAGCCTGCGCACATGCCCAGCCTTGAGGATTTCACCGGCCTGGTCGGCACCGATTTCGCGTTGCAACTCCCCGGTGCCGCGCCCGTGGCGCTGCGCCTGGAAAAGGCCACGGTCACGCAGGGATTGCTGGCCTCGCGCTGCTCACTGCGCTTCAAGGGACCTGACATCGGCCGCCCGACCCACGACACCTACCTGCTTTCCCACGAACGCCTGGGACGCTTTGCTCTGTTCCTGGGGCCCGTCGTGGATGCGGAGCCGGGGCAAACCAGCTACCAGGCACTCATCACACGCATGAACACGTCGATCAAGGAGGAGGAGACGCCATGA
- a CDS encoding LysR family transcriptional regulator, which translates to MTLKQLEAFYWAATCLNFTVAADRVHLSVSSLSKRIAELEASLGVQLFDRSGRAAELTPQGEQLLPRIRELLHGAAQLREAAGRSVGLQGRCRIGFGELSGLTWLPRLVQRVAALHPDLQLEPHTDIGQVLEQRIVDGELDCVVIAGPSSRSSLAFEQVAQVRFVWAASDDFIARAGTHQPRRLVREQLLIALPTGSGATRTLDEWLGRHGLAVERRLACNSWGAVVGMVVDGLGFTYMPEQWALALQERGRLRVLEGGTEAGRHSALAPLTYTVQWRRDDARPLITEMREIIRSVIDFPAPRCLS; encoded by the coding sequence ATGACCCTCAAACAGCTCGAAGCCTTCTACTGGGCCGCCACCTGCCTGAACTTCACCGTGGCCGCCGACCGCGTGCACCTGTCGGTCTCATCGCTGTCCAAGCGCATTGCGGAGCTGGAGGCCTCGCTGGGCGTGCAGCTGTTCGACCGCAGCGGCCGCGCCGCCGAACTCACGCCCCAGGGCGAGCAGCTGCTGCCGCGCATCCGCGAGCTGCTGCATGGCGCCGCCCAGCTGCGCGAGGCGGCGGGCCGCAGCGTGGGCCTGCAGGGCCGCTGCCGCATCGGCTTTGGCGAGCTCAGCGGCCTGACCTGGCTGCCCCGGCTGGTGCAGCGGGTGGCCGCGCTGCACCCGGACCTGCAGCTGGAGCCCCACACCGACATCGGCCAGGTGCTGGAGCAGCGCATCGTCGATGGCGAGCTGGACTGCGTGGTCATCGCCGGGCCATCGTCGCGCAGCAGCCTGGCCTTCGAGCAGGTCGCCCAGGTGCGCTTCGTCTGGGCCGCCAGCGACGACTTCATCGCCCGCGCAGGCACCCACCAGCCCCGGCGCCTGGTGCGCGAGCAACTGCTGATCGCCTTGCCCACCGGCTCGGGCGCCACGCGCACGCTGGACGAATGGCTGGGCCGCCACGGCCTGGCCGTGGAGCGGCGCCTTGCCTGCAACAGCTGGGGCGCCGTGGTGGGCATGGTGGTGGACGGCCTGGGCTTCACCTACATGCCCGAGCAATGGGCCCTGGCCCTGCAGGAACGCGGCCGCCTGCGCGTGCTGGAGGGCGGCACCGAAGCGGGCAGGCACAGCGCCCTGGCCCCGCTGACCTACACCGTGCAATGGCGCCGCGACGACGCCCGGCCGCTGATCACGGAGATGCGCGAGATCATCCGCAGCGTGATCGATTTCCCGGCGCCGCGTTGTTTGAGTTGA
- a CDS encoding alpha-hydroxy acid oxidase, translating to MPANTVPSAPACAAAAPAPARPPRRLRQVLSLDDFERLARRHLPRPIHAYISGAVEDNASLADNRRAFADLAFVPRALVGVAQRDPSFELFGRRYGAPFGVAPMGIAALSAYRGDLVLARAAQQAGVPAIMSGSSLIRLEDVMAAAPHTWFQAYLPGDQGQIDALLDRVAAAGVQTLVITVDTPVAANRENNVRAGFSTPLRPGPSLAWQGISHPRWLFGSFLKTLWRHGMPHFENNYAHRGAPILSASVLRDFSDRSHLAWPHLAAIRQRWQGQLVVKGILSAADAVLARDHGADGLIVSNHGGRQLDGAVAPLRVLPGIVRAVPGLPVMLDSGVRRGTDVLKALALGARCVFVGRPFNYAASVAGPAGVDHAMALLRAEVLRDMAMLGVTRLDQVTPACVRHAQAWDAF from the coding sequence ATGCCTGCCAACACCGTGCCCTCCGCCCCCGCTTGCGCAGCCGCTGCGCCAGCCCCTGCCAGGCCGCCGCGCCGCCTGCGCCAGGTGCTGTCGCTCGATGATTTCGAGCGGCTGGCGCGGCGGCACCTGCCGCGCCCCATCCATGCCTACATCAGCGGGGCGGTGGAGGACAACGCCTCGCTGGCGGACAACCGCCGCGCCTTCGCCGACCTGGCCTTCGTGCCGCGCGCGCTGGTGGGCGTGGCGCAGCGCGATCCCTCCTTCGAGCTGTTCGGGCGCCGCTACGGCGCGCCGTTCGGCGTGGCACCCATGGGCATTGCCGCGCTGTCGGCCTACCGGGGCGACCTGGTGCTGGCCCGGGCCGCGCAGCAGGCGGGCGTGCCGGCCATCATGAGCGGCTCCTCGCTGATCCGGCTGGAAGACGTGATGGCGGCCGCGCCCCACACCTGGTTCCAGGCCTATCTGCCGGGCGACCAGGGCCAGATCGATGCGCTGCTGGACCGCGTGGCCGCCGCCGGCGTGCAGACCCTGGTGATCACGGTGGACACGCCCGTGGCCGCCAACCGCGAGAACAATGTGCGCGCGGGCTTTTCCACGCCGCTGCGGCCCGGTCCCAGCCTGGCCTGGCAGGGCATCAGCCACCCGCGCTGGCTGTTCGGCAGCTTTCTCAAGACCCTGTGGCGCCACGGCATGCCGCATTTCGAGAACAACTATGCGCACCGGGGCGCGCCCATCCTGTCGGCCAGCGTGCTGCGTGATTTCTCGGACCGCTCGCACCTGGCCTGGCCGCATCTGGCCGCCATCCGCCAGCGCTGGCAGGGGCAACTCGTGGTCAAGGGCATTCTTTCGGCCGCAGACGCCGTGCTGGCACGCGATCACGGCGCCGACGGCCTCATCGTCTCCAACCATGGCGGGCGCCAGCTCGATGGCGCCGTGGCACCGCTGCGCGTGCTGCCCGGCATCGTGCGCGCCGTGCCAGGCCTGCCCGTGATGCTGGACAGCGGCGTGCGCCGGGGCACCGACGTGCTCAAGGCCCTGGCCCTGGGCGCACGCTGCGTCTTCGTGGGCCGGCCCTTCAACTATGCGGCCTCGGTGGCCGGGCCGGCGGGCGTGGACCACGCCATGGCCCTGCTGCGCGCGGAGGTGCTGCGCGACATGGCCATGCTGGGCGTCACGCGCCTGGACCAGGTCACGCCGGCCTGCGTGCGCCACGCGCAGGCCTGGGATGCGTTCTGA
- a CDS encoding RraA family protein → MSKIPGFHIHARPEACIDDALLQRYRSFPVANVSDAMSRTTGTSALRPFHRRQGPLVGRALTVRTRPGDNLMVHHAIDICGPGDVIVVDAGGAGPNAIIGEIMLALMMARGAAGIVIDGLIRDSDTIGEHSLPVYARGVSHRGPYKDGPGELHVPVSIDGMVVHPGDLVLGDGDGLLAVPAVEAADIADRVEAIQRSEAEVLAQIAAGSADRSWVLRTLRDKGVL, encoded by the coding sequence GTGAGCAAGATTCCCGGATTCCATATCCACGCCCGGCCCGAGGCTTGCATCGACGATGCGCTGCTGCAGCGCTACCGGAGCTTTCCGGTCGCCAATGTCAGCGACGCCATGAGCCGCACCACGGGCACCTCGGCCCTGCGGCCCTTCCACCGCCGCCAGGGTCCGCTGGTGGGCCGCGCGCTGACCGTGCGCACGCGGCCCGGCGACAACCTCATGGTCCACCATGCCATCGATATCTGCGGCCCCGGCGACGTGATCGTGGTGGACGCGGGCGGCGCCGGGCCCAACGCCATCATCGGGGAGATCATGCTGGCGCTGATGATGGCGCGCGGCGCGGCCGGCATCGTCATCGACGGGCTGATCCGCGACAGCGACACCATCGGCGAGCACAGCCTGCCGGTCTATGCGCGCGGCGTATCCCATCGCGGCCCCTACAAGGACGGCCCCGGCGAGCTGCATGTGCCCGTCAGCATCGACGGCATGGTGGTCCACCCGGGCGACCTGGTGCTGGGCGACGGCGACGGCCTGCTGGCCGTGCCCGCCGTTGAGGCCGCCGACATCGCCGACCGCGTGGAAGCGATCCAGCGCAGCGAGGCCGAGGTGCTGGCCCAGATCGCCGCTGGCAGCGCCGACCGTTCCTGGGTGCTGCGCACGCTGCGCGACAAGGGGGTGCTGTGA
- a CDS encoding hydroxyacid dehydrogenase produces the protein MSRRVVRFDYWLDAAFDRIVSAAPGVQLLTCRREGDDAAAWQALAGAQVYQITAAKDELPRHWFATADLLARCPDLLAVSSSGSGCDTIDIGACTRAGVAVMNQSGGNADSVAEMAIGLMLSVLRRINESDRLLRAPARGFSREDVMGHELRGRTLGLVGVGEAGSRVAALGRAFGMQVIGCDPAYDAAGLAARGAEAVSFDELLRRSDIVSLHCPRDASTLGMMDAAAFAAMKLGAVFVSTARGGIHDEAALHQALAGGHLAGAGLDVWDQEPPPASHPLLSLPQVVATFHTAGVTHEARRNNAELAATQIVQLLASGQRPARLVNPEVWPHARERIARALFPSR, from the coding sequence ATGAGCCGCCGCGTGGTCCGCTTCGACTACTGGCTGGATGCGGCCTTTGACCGCATCGTCTCGGCCGCACCTGGCGTGCAACTGCTCACCTGCCGGCGCGAGGGCGATGACGCCGCCGCCTGGCAGGCCCTGGCCGGCGCACAGGTCTACCAGATCACGGCCGCCAAGGACGAGCTGCCGCGCCACTGGTTCGCCACGGCGGACCTGCTGGCGCGCTGCCCGGATCTGCTGGCCGTGTCCTCCAGCGGCTCGGGCTGCGACACCATCGACATCGGGGCCTGCACGCGGGCCGGGGTGGCCGTGATGAACCAGTCGGGCGGCAATGCGGATTCGGTGGCCGAGATGGCCATCGGGCTGATGCTGTCCGTGTTGCGCCGCATCAACGAATCCGACCGCCTGCTGCGCGCGCCCGCCCGGGGCTTCAGCCGGGAAGACGTGATGGGCCATGAGCTGCGCGGCCGCACGCTGGGCCTGGTGGGCGTGGGCGAGGCCGGCAGCCGCGTCGCGGCCCTGGGCCGGGCCTTCGGCATGCAGGTGATCGGCTGCGACCCGGCCTACGACGCGGCCGGCCTGGCCGCGCGCGGTGCCGAGGCCGTCTCCTTCGACGAACTGCTGCGCCGTTCGGACATCGTCTCGCTGCACTGCCCGCGCGATGCCTCCACGCTGGGGATGATGGATGCGGCCGCCTTCGCGGCCATGAAGCTCGGCGCGGTCTTCGTGAGCACGGCGCGCGGCGGCATCCATGACGAGGCCGCCTTGCACCAGGCCCTGGCCGGCGGCCACCTGGCGGGCGCGGGCCTCGATGTGTGGGACCAGGAGCCGCCGCCCGCATCCCATCCGCTGCTGTCGCTGCCCCAGGTGGTGGCGACCTTCCACACCGCTGGCGTCACGCACGAGGCCCGGCGCAACAACGCCGAGCTGGCCGCCACCCAGATCGTGCAACTGCTGGCCAGCGGCCAGCGGCCCGCGCGCCTGGTCAATCCCGAGGTCTGGCCGCATGCGCGCGAGCGCATCGCCCGGGCCCTGTTCCCGTCCCGTTGA
- a CDS encoding tripartite tricarboxylate transporter substrate binding protein encodes MTQQTRRAWCAGLAAACMALPAMAQNPTEAPYPSRNIEMIVAYGPGGGTDLVARLLARHLEKKLGGSVVVLNRPGAGGGIGFGELARARPDGYTIGFINTPNVLTIPIERKSSFHWSQYDLLGNLVDDPGGFAIHNSNAITTLAGLAAYARANPGAVTVGTTGTGSDDHLAMLLFAKATGTQLTHVPYKGAGEVRAAATGQQITIGAINVGEVLAYQKGGTPIRLLGQMSAARSSLAPQVPTFKEQGIDIELASLRGLAAPKGLPEGVRKKLVDAVAAIAADPQFRQQAEAMYAPLRYLAPPAYAAELERTEAGFRKLWTEMPWQDGKP; translated from the coding sequence ATGACACAGCAAACAAGGCGCGCATGGTGCGCAGGCCTGGCCGCCGCCTGCATGGCGCTGCCGGCCATGGCCCAGAACCCGACCGAGGCCCCCTATCCCTCGCGCAACATCGAGATGATCGTGGCCTACGGGCCCGGCGGCGGCACCGACCTGGTGGCGCGGCTGCTGGCCCGCCATCTGGAAAAGAAGCTGGGCGGCAGCGTGGTCGTGCTCAACCGCCCCGGCGCGGGCGGCGGCATCGGCTTTGGCGAACTGGCGCGGGCCAGGCCGGATGGCTACACCATCGGCTTCATCAACACGCCCAACGTGCTGACCATCCCCATCGAGCGCAAGAGCAGCTTCCACTGGAGCCAGTACGACCTGCTGGGCAACCTGGTGGACGACCCGGGCGGCTTTGCCATCCACAACAGCAATGCCATCACCACGCTGGCCGGCCTGGCCGCCTACGCCCGGGCCAACCCCGGCGCCGTGACCGTGGGCACCACGGGCACGGGCTCGGACGACCACCTGGCCATGCTGCTGTTCGCCAAGGCCACGGGCACGCAGCTCACCCATGTGCCCTACAAGGGCGCGGGCGAGGTGCGCGCCGCCGCCACGGGCCAGCAGATCACCATCGGCGCCATCAACGTGGGCGAGGTGCTGGCCTACCAGAAGGGCGGCACGCCCATCCGCCTGCTGGGCCAGATGTCGGCGGCGCGCAGCTCGCTGGCGCCCCAGGTGCCTACGTTCAAGGAGCAAGGCATCGATATCGAGCTGGCCTCCCTGCGCGGCCTGGCCGCGCCCAAGGGGTTGCCCGAAGGCGTGCGCAAAAAACTGGTCGATGCCGTGGCCGCCATCGCGGCCGACCCGCAGTTCAGGCAGCAGGCCGAGGCCATGTACGCGCCGCTGCGCTACCTGGCGCCACCCGCCTACGCGGCCGAGCTGGAGCGCACCGAGGCCGGGTTTCGCAAGCTCTGGACCGAAATGCCCTGGCAGGACGGCAAGCCCTGA
- a CDS encoding Bug family tripartite tricarboxylate transporter substrate binding protein: protein MTPLSRRSLAALTLCTLALPALAQGPITLIVGWPAGGPSDNVARLAATRMSEALGQPITIDNRAGAGGNLGSDAAARARPDGNTIMLATVASHGLNSALYAKLNHDPLKDFAPIGMITTSPSVLLVPVDSPLRSVQDLLAAARARPGQLNYGSGGVGSSQHLAGASFKQLTGVDVTHIPYKGTAPAMTDLMAGRVDFVLTTGAIPFIRSGKLRALAVASRQRLPALPDVPTFEEAGVKGFYTDSWYGLVAPAGTPRAALERLNGALATALRNPEVQKQFVEQGSLPVKPMGVDAFWRFVREQMPVAAEQVRVSGARAE from the coding sequence ATGACCCCTCTGTCGCGCCGCAGCCTGGCTGCGCTCACCCTGTGCACGCTGGCCCTTCCCGCGCTGGCTCAGGGCCCCATCACCCTCATCGTGGGCTGGCCTGCGGGCGGCCCCTCCGACAACGTGGCGCGGCTGGCTGCCACGCGCATGAGCGAGGCCCTGGGCCAGCCCATCACCATCGACAACCGGGCCGGCGCGGGCGGGAACCTGGGCAGCGACGCGGCGGCCCGCGCAAGGCCCGATGGCAACACCATCATGCTGGCCACCGTGGCCTCGCACGGCCTGAACTCGGCGCTCTACGCCAAGCTGAACCACGACCCGCTCAAGGACTTCGCGCCCATCGGCATGATCACCACCTCGCCCAGCGTGCTGCTGGTGCCGGTGGACTCGCCGCTGCGCTCGGTGCAGGACCTGCTGGCGGCGGCGCGCGCCAGGCCCGGCCAGCTCAACTACGGCTCGGGCGGCGTGGGCTCCAGCCAGCACCTGGCGGGCGCCAGCTTCAAGCAGCTCACGGGCGTGGATGTCACCCACATCCCCTACAAGGGAACGGCCCCGGCCATGACCGACCTGATGGCGGGCCGCGTGGACTTCGTGCTGACCACGGGCGCCATCCCCTTCATCCGCTCGGGCAAGCTGCGCGCCCTGGCCGTGGCCTCGCGCCAGCGCCTGCCGGCCCTGCCGGACGTGCCCACGTTCGAGGAAGCCGGCGTCAAGGGCTTCTACACCGACTCCTGGTATGGCCTGGTCGCCCCGGCCGGCACGCCGCGCGCGGCGCTGGAGCGCCTGAACGGCGCACTGGCCACGGCGCTGCGCAATCCGGAGGTGCAAAAGCAGTTCGTCGAGCAGGGCTCGCTGCCCGTAAAGCCCATGGGCGTGGACGCGTTCTGGCGCTTCGTGCGCGAGCAGATGCCGGTGGCGGCCGAGCAGGTGCGGGTATCGGGGGCGCGGGCGGAGTAG
- a CDS encoding family 2A encapsulin nanocompartment cargo protein cysteine desulfurase, whose product MTVSAITSVAPQAPFDPEALARMANALFSAAPGSAPALPGLAGLPAGVQAPVNVAPPGSPLASPAGLGPGVPGTPIPQGLAPGSNLLPASPAPLASLAHRTPALLPHAQAGNGVPDHVLSALPAYEPRLGSQVLGVPQRQGDPLDALAALPFAAPSVPRIGVPTDGPGIASTVPSAEPRFYFVDPVVLPAGYTTPAHPLQRQQASHGARHGTANVQAPFDVHAVRRDFPILSERVNGRPLAWLDNAATTHKPRAVIERIRHFYEHENSNIHRAAHELAARATDAYEGARERVRRFINAPDVNEVIFVRGTTEAINLVAKSWGWQHVGEGDEIIVSHLEHHANIVPWQQLAAAKGAKIRVIPVDDSGQVLIDEYRKLLNPRTKIVSVTQVSNALGTVVPVQQIVALAHQAGARALVDGAQSVSHMAVDVQAIGADFFVFSGHKVFGPTGIGVVWGRREVLEDMPPWQGGGNMIADVTFEKTVYQPLPNTFEAGTGNIADAVGLGAAIDYVQAMGMERIARYEHDLLQYGTQALAPIPGLRLIGTAADKASVLSFVLKGWTTAEVGEALNAEGIAVRTGHHCAQPILRRFGVETTVRPSLAFYNTTEEIDRLAAVVQGLAARRRG is encoded by the coding sequence TTGACTGTGTCTGCAATCACCTCCGTGGCGCCCCAGGCGCCCTTCGACCCCGAGGCGCTGGCGCGCATGGCCAACGCCCTGTTCTCCGCCGCACCGGGATCGGCTCCTGCCCTGCCTGGTCTGGCTGGCCTGCCCGCTGGCGTGCAGGCCCCCGTGAACGTGGCGCCCCCGGGCTCGCCGCTGGCCAGCCCCGCGGGCCTGGGCCCTGGCGTGCCGGGCACGCCCATACCGCAGGGCCTGGCGCCCGGCAGCAACCTGCTGCCGGCCTCGCCCGCGCCGCTGGCCTCGCTGGCCCACCGCACGCCCGCGCTGCTGCCCCATGCCCAGGCCGGCAACGGCGTGCCCGACCATGTCTTGAGCGCCCTGCCCGCCTACGAGCCGCGCCTGGGATCGCAGGTGCTGGGCGTGCCCCAGCGCCAGGGCGATCCGCTGGATGCGCTGGCCGCGCTCCCGTTCGCGGCGCCCTCCGTGCCGCGCATCGGCGTGCCCACCGATGGACCCGGCATTGCGTCCACCGTGCCTTCGGCCGAGCCGCGCTTTTACTTTGTCGATCCCGTGGTGCTGCCCGCCGGCTACACCACGCCGGCCCATCCGCTGCAGCGCCAACAGGCTTCGCACGGGGCAAGGCATGGCACGGCCAACGTGCAGGCGCCCTTCGACGTGCATGCCGTGCGCCGGGACTTTCCCATCCTGTCCGAACGCGTCAACGGCCGTCCGCTGGCCTGGCTGGACAACGCCGCCACCACGCACAAGCCGCGCGCGGTGATCGAGCGCATCCGCCATTTCTACGAGCACGAGAACTCCAACATCCACCGCGCGGCCCATGAACTGGCCGCGCGCGCCACCGACGCCTACGAGGGCGCGCGCGAGCGCGTGCGCCGCTTCATCAACGCGCCCGACGTGAACGAGGTCATCTTCGTGCGCGGCACCACCGAGGCCATCAACCTCGTGGCCAAGAGCTGGGGCTGGCAGCATGTGGGCGAGGGCGACGAAATCATCGTCTCCCACCTGGAGCACCACGCCAACATCGTGCCCTGGCAGCAGCTGGCGGCCGCCAAGGGCGCGAAGATCCGCGTGATCCCGGTGGACGACTCGGGCCAGGTGCTCATCGATGAGTACCGCAAGCTGCTGAACCCGCGCACGAAGATCGTCTCCGTCACCCAGGTCTCCAACGCGCTGGGCACGGTCGTGCCCGTGCAGCAGATCGTCGCGCTGGCCCACCAGGCGGGCGCCAGGGCCCTGGTCGATGGCGCGCAGTCGGTCTCGCACATGGCCGTGGACGTGCAGGCCATCGGTGCGGATTTCTTCGTGTTCTCGGGCCACAAGGTCTTCGGGCCCACGGGCATCGGCGTGGTCTGGGGACGGCGCGAGGTGCTGGAGGACATGCCGCCCTGGCAGGGCGGCGGCAACATGATTGCCGACGTGACCTTCGAGAAAACCGTCTACCAGCCCCTGCCCAACACCTTCGAGGCCGGCACCGGCAACATTGCCGACGCCGTGGGCCTGGGCGCCGCCATCGACTACGTGCAGGCCATGGGCATGGAGCGCATCGCGCGCTACGAGCATGATCTGCTGCAGTACGGCACGCAGGCGCTGGCGCCCATCCCTGGCCTGCGCCTGATCGGCACGGCGGCCGACAAGGCCAGCGTGCTGTCCTTCGTGCTCAAGGGCTGGACCACGGCCGAGGTGGGCGAGGCGCTCAACGCCGAAGGCATTGCCGTGCGCACCGGACACCACTGCGCCCAGCCCATCCTGCGGCGCTTTGGCGTGGAGACCACGGTGCGGCCCTCGCTGGCCTTCTACAACACCACCGAGGAAATCGACCGGCTGGCGGCCGTGGTGCAGGGGCTGGCGGCGCGCAGGCGGGGTTGA